The following proteins are encoded in a genomic region of Cygnus olor isolate bCygOlo1 chromosome 23, bCygOlo1.pri.v2, whole genome shotgun sequence:
- the LOC121058969 gene encoding counting factor associated protein D-like isoform X1: MDPADPMRPIGHHMMPAPSLPWGGPRLGLKTGSRSRRAGATGARMGVLGWLVASALCAAVRGQDQGLSRPLPHFGSIYHVRGVINLPYAEIEEPFEAWYNLTGNKSRIQYYGVSPLAGTGQVITYQLAGVKPYGMQYKITPETTEKEVNARKCFQLPGSKEDVVRIQSVFPSLDGFKFLREEYYQGRYCAVWQNVTHWAQKKNVYTLWVTNSSCGVAPVHYEMRGYNSLLGSHYDKYEISYTDFDNSFPSSVFDIPVNGERGRGHHPARPRLALGLTASPNCTLETKKCGLLPGSTAEHRVLANPMEDLVGRHQPRAHEVFHHYRRRFGRRYGSTRELEHRQRVFVHNMRFVHSKNRAALSYTLALNHLADRTPQELAALRGRRRSGAPNHGLPFPAERYAGLILPESLDWRMYGAVTPVKDQAVCGSCWSFATTGAMEGALFLKTGVLTPLSQQVLIDCSWGFGNYACDGGEEWRAYEWIKKHGGIASTESYGNYKGQNGLCHYNQSEMLAKITGYVNVTSGNITAVKAAIYKHGPVAVSIDASHRTFSFYSNGVYYEPKCANKSGELDHAVLAVGYGVLQGETYWLIKNSWSTYWGNDGYILMAMKDNNCGVATEATYPILA, translated from the exons ATGGATCCAGCCGATCCCATGCGCCCCATCGGGCACCACATGATGCcggctccttccctcccctgggGAGGGCCCAGGCTCGGCCTTAAAACCGGGAGCAGGTCCCGGCGAGCGGGGGCGACGGGGGCGAGGATGGGCGTGCTCGGCTGGCTCGTGGCCTCCGCGCTCTGCGCCGCCGTGCGGG GACAGGACCAGGGGCTCTCCCGGCCGCTGCCCCACTTCGGATCCATCTACCATGTCAGAG GGGTCATCAACCTGCCCTACGCGGAGATCGAGGAGCCCTTCGAAGCCTGGTACAACCTGACGGGGAACAAGAGCCGGATCCAGTACTACGGGG tttcccccctggctggcacagggcaggtGATAACGTACCAGCTGGCCGGGGTGAAGCCCTACGGGATGCAGTACAAGATCACTCCCGAGACCACCGAGAAGGAGGTGAACGCCAGGAAATGCTTCCAGCTGCCCGGCTCCAAGGAGGACGTGGTCAGGATCCAGAGCGTCTTCCCCAGCCTGGATGGCTTCAAG TTCCTACGGGAGGAGTACTACCAGGGCCGGTACTGCGCCGTGTGGCAGAACGTCACCCACTGGGCGCAGAAGAAGAACGTCTACACCCTGTGGGTGACCAACTCCAGCTGCGGGGTGGCCCCCGTGCACTACGAGATGCGGGGCTACAACAGCCTGCTGGGCTCCCACTACGACAAGTACGAGATTTCCTACACCGACTTCGACAACAGCTTCCCCTCTTCCGTCTTCGACATCCCCGTGAAtggtgagcggggccggggccacCACCCTGCCCGCCCTCGGCTGGCTCTCGGGCTGACGGCGTCCCCTAATTGCACCCTAGAGACGAAGAAATGCGGGCTCCTGCCGGGGAGCACGGCGGAGCACCGGGTGCTGGCGAACCCCATGGAGGACCTGGTGGGGCGGCACCAGCCGCGGGCACACGAGGTTTTCCACCACTACCGGCGGCGCTTTGGGCGGCGGTACGGCTCCACGCGGGAGCTGGAGCACCGGCAGCGCGTCTTCGTGCACAACATGAG gtTCGTGCACTCGAAGAACCGCGCCGCGCTCTCCTACACGCTGGCGCTGAACCACCTGGCCGACCGCACGCCCCAGGAGCtggcggcgctgcggggccgtCGCCGGAGCGGGGCCCCCAACCACGGGCTGCCCTTCCCTGCCGAGCGCTACGCCGGCCTCATCCTGCCTGAGAGCCTCGACTGGCGCATGTATG gtgcGGTGACCCCCGTGAAGGACCAGGCTGTCTGCGGCTCCTGCTGGAGCTTCGCCACCACGGGCGCGATGGAGGGTGCCCTCTTCCTCAAG ACCGGCGTGCTGACCCCGCTGTCCCAGCAAGTCCTCATCGACTGCTCCTGGGGCTTCGGGAACTACGCGTGCGACGGGGGCGAGGAGTGGCGAGCCTACGAGTGGATCAAGAAGCACGGCGGCATCGCCAGCACCGAGTCCTACGGCAACTACAAGGGGCAG AACGGCCTGTGCCACTACAACCAGTCTGAGATGCTGGCCAAGATCACGGGCTACGTCAACGTCACCTCGGGCAACATCACGGCGGTGAAAGCTGCCATCTACAAGCACGGCCCCGTGGCCGTCAGCATCGACGCCTCGCACAGGACCTTCTCCTTCTACTCCAACGGCGTCTACTACGAGCCCAAGTGCG CGAACAAATCGGGGGAGCTGGACCACGCCGTGCTGGCCGTGGGCTacggggtgctgcagggggagACCTACTGGCTCATCAAGAACTCCTGGTCCACCTACTGGGGCAACGACGGCTACATCCTCATGGCCATGAAGGACAACAACTGCGGCGTGGCCACCGAGGCCACCTACCCCATCCTGGCCTAA
- the LOC121058866 gene encoding translation initiation factor IF-2-like isoform X1: MVLGVDVGLSRQRARAAWSQAVLGACGPVPSRQGRVLHRGNGGVSLGGKRAPRLPHVPMNSPLPSPGMGQESLSPGTARSPCARWGEQGALGFFPHHLTSCYAPKMEPLGCSLSPAALAEVPPAPFSPRGAPRAAQAPAPRCPATKPRARSPAPSRAGSLRAAPEPFRPQSVVRQGREFGDDPGSTLGSDPRIQSPARRDREPHGKQPSGGVFVPGKRAFCGREHPDLGIDLSTRPETPSRSSGWAELAEVNHPPRQGGWDFGRVWVLPCPGPCWMRRFPPEKGARAALPGGQKMCSGPKAGCLSAPDELSAKTSRGSRKTRFSLLATSCSWRLRFPGALSDPGEPGGPGSSTSAPFPSETLRASQPLGDAEGFCLKLPGRLCRAPLCLLLPPPAISPSPPRIQRNATNFMKLSISPTHGIFAR, encoded by the exons ATGGTGCTGGGGGTGGACGTGGGGCTGAGCAGGCAGCGAGCCCGGGCAGCTTGGAGCCAGGCCGTCCTTGGGGCTTGTGGACCCGTGCCCTCGAGACAAGGACGGGTGCTCCATCGGGGCAATGGTGGTGTCTCCTTGGGGGGGAAAAGGGCTCCCCGGCTCCCCCACGTGCCCATGAATTCCCCGCTGCCCTCACCGGGCATGGGACAGGAGTCGCTGTCCCCTGGCACAGCCAGGTCCCCGTGTGCCCGCTGGGGCGAGCAGGGGGCTCTGGGCTTCTTCCCCCATCATCTGACATCATGTTACGCCCCTAAAATGGagcccctgggctgcagcctttcccctgcagcactggcagaggtTCCCCCAGCTCCATTTTCCCCCCGTGGGGCTCCCCGAGCTGCCCAGGCACCAGCTCCCCGCTGCCCGGCCACCAAGCCCCGTGCCAggtccccagctcccagcagggctggaagccTCCGGGCTGCCCCCGAGCCATTCCGACCCCAATCCGTGGTGAGACAGGGACGGGAATTTGGGGACGATCCCGGCTCCACGCTGGGCTCTGACCCTCGAATTCAGAGCCCAGCGAGGCGAGACAGAGAGCCCCATGGCAAACAGCCCTCAGGAGGTGTTTTTGTTCCAGGGAAACGTGCTTTCTGCGGGCGAGAGCATCCAGACCTGGGGATCGATCTGTCCACACGTCCAGAAACTCCATCCAGAAGCTCGGGGTGGGCCGAGCTTGCCGAGGTAAATCATCCTCCGAGGCAGGGCGGCTGGGATTTCGGCAGGGTTTGGGTTTTGCCCTGCCCTGGGCCGTGCTGGATGCGGCGCTTCCCTCCCGAGAAGGGAGCCCGTGCAGCACTGCCAGGTGGCCAGAAAATGTGCTCCGGCCCCAAAGCTGGCTGCCTGTCAGCGCCGGATGAATTATCCGCGAAAACCTCTCGCGGCTCGCGCAAAACAAG GTTTTCACTTCTTGCAACAAGCTGCTCGTGGCGTTTACGTTTTCCAGGTGCGCTGTCAGACCCCGGGGAGCCGGGCGGCCCCGGTTCCTCCACCTCCGCCCCGTTTCCCTCAGAAACCCTCCGAGCATCCCAGCCCCTGGGCGACGCGGAGGGTTTTTGTTTGAAGCTCCCCGGCCGCCTCTGCCGAGCTCCgctctgccttctgcttccaCCGCCTGCTATTTCCCCATCACCGCCGCGCATCCAGCGCAACGCAACGAATTTCATGAAATTAAGTATTTCTCCTACACACGGCATATTTGCCCGGTGA
- the LOC121058866 gene encoding translation initiation factor IF-2-like isoform X2 produces MVLGVDVGLSRQRARAAWSQAVLGACGPVPSRQGRVLHRGNGGVSLGGKRAPRLPHVPMNSPLPSPGMGQESLSPGTARSPCARWGEQGALGFFPHHLTSCYAPKMEPLGCSLSPAALAEVPPAPFSPRGAPRAAQAPAPRCPATKPRARSPAPSRAGSLRAAPEPFRPQSVVRQGREFGDDPGSTLGSDPRIQSPARRDREPHGKQPSGGVFVPGKRAFCGREHPDLGIDLSTRPETPSRSSGWAELAEVNHPPRQGGWDFGRVWVLPCPGPCWMRRFPPEKGARAALPGGQKMCSGPKAGCLSAPDELSAKTSRGSRKTSKSRAVCWPPGDGEREAAGEAILANHGGRAFLNDSSYPSFGSSLTNTRP; encoded by the exons ATGGTGCTGGGGGTGGACGTGGGGCTGAGCAGGCAGCGAGCCCGGGCAGCTTGGAGCCAGGCCGTCCTTGGGGCTTGTGGACCCGTGCCCTCGAGACAAGGACGGGTGCTCCATCGGGGCAATGGTGGTGTCTCCTTGGGGGGGAAAAGGGCTCCCCGGCTCCCCCACGTGCCCATGAATTCCCCGCTGCCCTCACCGGGCATGGGACAGGAGTCGCTGTCCCCTGGCACAGCCAGGTCCCCGTGTGCCCGCTGGGGCGAGCAGGGGGCTCTGGGCTTCTTCCCCCATCATCTGACATCATGTTACGCCCCTAAAATGGagcccctgggctgcagcctttcccctgcagcactggcagaggtTCCCCCAGCTCCATTTTCCCCCCGTGGGGCTCCCCGAGCTGCCCAGGCACCAGCTCCCCGCTGCCCGGCCACCAAGCCCCGTGCCAggtccccagctcccagcagggctggaagccTCCGGGCTGCCCCCGAGCCATTCCGACCCCAATCCGTGGTGAGACAGGGACGGGAATTTGGGGACGATCCCGGCTCCACGCTGGGCTCTGACCCTCGAATTCAGAGCCCAGCGAGGCGAGACAGAGAGCCCCATGGCAAACAGCCCTCAGGAGGTGTTTTTGTTCCAGGGAAACGTGCTTTCTGCGGGCGAGAGCATCCAGACCTGGGGATCGATCTGTCCACACGTCCAGAAACTCCATCCAGAAGCTCGGGGTGGGCCGAGCTTGCCGAGGTAAATCATCCTCCGAGGCAGGGCGGCTGGGATTTCGGCAGGGTTTGGGTTTTGCCCTGCCCTGGGCCGTGCTGGATGCGGCGCTTCCCTCCCGAGAAGGGAGCCCGTGCAGCACTGCCAGGTGGCCAGAAAATGTGCTCCGGCCCCAAAGCTGGCTGCCTGTCAGCGCCGGATGAATTATCCGCGAAAACCTCTCGCGGCTCGCGCAAAACAAG TAAGAGCAGAGCAGTCTGTTGGCCTCCAGGAGACGGTGAGCGAGAAGCTGCTGGCGAGGCGATCCTGGCAAACCACGGAGGCAGGGCCTTTCTAAACGACTCTTCTTACCCTTCCTTCGGTAGCAGCCTCACAAACACTCGTCCTTAG
- the LOC121058969 gene encoding digestive cysteine proteinase 1-like isoform X3 encodes MMPAPSLPWGGPRLGLKTGSRSRRAGATGARMGVLGWLVASALCAAVRGQDQGLSRPLPHFGSIYHVRGVINLPYAEIEEPFEAWYNLTGNKSRIQYYGGQVITYQLAGVKPYGMQYKITPETTEKEVNARKCFQLPGSKEDVVRIQSVFPSLDGFKFLREEYYQGRYCAVWQNVTHWAQKKNVYTLWVTNSSCGVAPVHYEMRGYNSLLGSHYDKYEISYTDFDNSFPSSVFDIPVNETKKCGLLPGSTAEHRVLANPMEDLVGRHQPRAHEVFHHYRRRFGRRYGSTRELEHRQRVFVHNMRFVHSKNRAALSYTLALNHLADRTPQELAALRGRRRSGAPNHGLPFPAERYAGLILPESLDWRMYGAVTPVKDQAVCGSCWSFATTGAMEGALFLKTGVLTPLSQQVLIDCSWGFGNYACDGGEEWRAYEWIKKHGGIASTESYGNYKGQNGLCHYNQSEMLAKITGYVNVTSGNITAVKAAIYKHGPVAVSIDASHRTFSFYSNGVYYEPKCANKSGELDHAVLAVGYGVLQGETYWLIKNSWSTYWGNDGYILMAMKDNNCGVATEATYPILA; translated from the exons ATGATGCcggctccttccctcccctgggGAGGGCCCAGGCTCGGCCTTAAAACCGGGAGCAGGTCCCGGCGAGCGGGGGCGACGGGGGCGAGGATGGGCGTGCTCGGCTGGCTCGTGGCCTCCGCGCTCTGCGCCGCCGTGCGGG GACAGGACCAGGGGCTCTCCCGGCCGCTGCCCCACTTCGGATCCATCTACCATGTCAGAG GGGTCATCAACCTGCCCTACGCGGAGATCGAGGAGCCCTTCGAAGCCTGGTACAACCTGACGGGGAACAAGAGCCGGATCCAGTACTACGGGG ggcaggtGATAACGTACCAGCTGGCCGGGGTGAAGCCCTACGGGATGCAGTACAAGATCACTCCCGAGACCACCGAGAAGGAGGTGAACGCCAGGAAATGCTTCCAGCTGCCCGGCTCCAAGGAGGACGTGGTCAGGATCCAGAGCGTCTTCCCCAGCCTGGATGGCTTCAAG TTCCTACGGGAGGAGTACTACCAGGGCCGGTACTGCGCCGTGTGGCAGAACGTCACCCACTGGGCGCAGAAGAAGAACGTCTACACCCTGTGGGTGACCAACTCCAGCTGCGGGGTGGCCCCCGTGCACTACGAGATGCGGGGCTACAACAGCCTGCTGGGCTCCCACTACGACAAGTACGAGATTTCCTACACCGACTTCGACAACAGCTTCCCCTCTTCCGTCTTCGACATCCCCGTGAAtg AGACGAAGAAATGCGGGCTCCTGCCGGGGAGCACGGCGGAGCACCGGGTGCTGGCGAACCCCATGGAGGACCTGGTGGGGCGGCACCAGCCGCGGGCACACGAGGTTTTCCACCACTACCGGCGGCGCTTTGGGCGGCGGTACGGCTCCACGCGGGAGCTGGAGCACCGGCAGCGCGTCTTCGTGCACAACATGAG gtTCGTGCACTCGAAGAACCGCGCCGCGCTCTCCTACACGCTGGCGCTGAACCACCTGGCCGACCGCACGCCCCAGGAGCtggcggcgctgcggggccgtCGCCGGAGCGGGGCCCCCAACCACGGGCTGCCCTTCCCTGCCGAGCGCTACGCCGGCCTCATCCTGCCTGAGAGCCTCGACTGGCGCATGTATG gtgcGGTGACCCCCGTGAAGGACCAGGCTGTCTGCGGCTCCTGCTGGAGCTTCGCCACCACGGGCGCGATGGAGGGTGCCCTCTTCCTCAAG ACCGGCGTGCTGACCCCGCTGTCCCAGCAAGTCCTCATCGACTGCTCCTGGGGCTTCGGGAACTACGCGTGCGACGGGGGCGAGGAGTGGCGAGCCTACGAGTGGATCAAGAAGCACGGCGGCATCGCCAGCACCGAGTCCTACGGCAACTACAAGGGGCAG AACGGCCTGTGCCACTACAACCAGTCTGAGATGCTGGCCAAGATCACGGGCTACGTCAACGTCACCTCGGGCAACATCACGGCGGTGAAAGCTGCCATCTACAAGCACGGCCCCGTGGCCGTCAGCATCGACGCCTCGCACAGGACCTTCTCCTTCTACTCCAACGGCGTCTACTACGAGCCCAAGTGCG CGAACAAATCGGGGGAGCTGGACCACGCCGTGCTGGCCGTGGGCTacggggtgctgcagggggagACCTACTGGCTCATCAAGAACTCCTGGTCCACCTACTGGGGCAACGACGGCTACATCCTCATGGCCATGAAGGACAACAACTGCGGCGTGGCCACCGAGGCCACCTACCCCATCCTGGCCTAA
- the LOC121058969 gene encoding digestive cysteine proteinase 1-like isoform X2: MRPIGHHMMPAPSLPWGGPRLGLKTGSRSRRAGATGARMGVLGWLVASALCAAVRGQDQGLSRPLPHFGSIYHVRGVINLPYAEIEEPFEAWYNLTGNKSRIQYYGVSPLAGTGQVITYQLAGVKPYGMQYKITPETTEKEVNARKCFQLPGSKEDVVRIQSVFPSLDGFKFLREEYYQGRYCAVWQNVTHWAQKKNVYTLWVTNSSCGVAPVHYEMRGYNSLLGSHYDKYEISYTDFDNSFPSSVFDIPVNETKKCGLLPGSTAEHRVLANPMEDLVGRHQPRAHEVFHHYRRRFGRRYGSTRELEHRQRVFVHNMRFVHSKNRAALSYTLALNHLADRTPQELAALRGRRRSGAPNHGLPFPAERYAGLILPESLDWRMYGAVTPVKDQAVCGSCWSFATTGAMEGALFLKTGVLTPLSQQVLIDCSWGFGNYACDGGEEWRAYEWIKKHGGIASTESYGNYKGQNGLCHYNQSEMLAKITGYVNVTSGNITAVKAAIYKHGPVAVSIDASHRTFSFYSNGVYYEPKCANKSGELDHAVLAVGYGVLQGETYWLIKNSWSTYWGNDGYILMAMKDNNCGVATEATYPILA; this comes from the exons ATGCGCCCCATCGGGCACCACATGATGCcggctccttccctcccctgggGAGGGCCCAGGCTCGGCCTTAAAACCGGGAGCAGGTCCCGGCGAGCGGGGGCGACGGGGGCGAGGATGGGCGTGCTCGGCTGGCTCGTGGCCTCCGCGCTCTGCGCCGCCGTGCGGG GACAGGACCAGGGGCTCTCCCGGCCGCTGCCCCACTTCGGATCCATCTACCATGTCAGAG GGGTCATCAACCTGCCCTACGCGGAGATCGAGGAGCCCTTCGAAGCCTGGTACAACCTGACGGGGAACAAGAGCCGGATCCAGTACTACGGGG tttcccccctggctggcacagggcaggtGATAACGTACCAGCTGGCCGGGGTGAAGCCCTACGGGATGCAGTACAAGATCACTCCCGAGACCACCGAGAAGGAGGTGAACGCCAGGAAATGCTTCCAGCTGCCCGGCTCCAAGGAGGACGTGGTCAGGATCCAGAGCGTCTTCCCCAGCCTGGATGGCTTCAAG TTCCTACGGGAGGAGTACTACCAGGGCCGGTACTGCGCCGTGTGGCAGAACGTCACCCACTGGGCGCAGAAGAAGAACGTCTACACCCTGTGGGTGACCAACTCCAGCTGCGGGGTGGCCCCCGTGCACTACGAGATGCGGGGCTACAACAGCCTGCTGGGCTCCCACTACGACAAGTACGAGATTTCCTACACCGACTTCGACAACAGCTTCCCCTCTTCCGTCTTCGACATCCCCGTGAAtg AGACGAAGAAATGCGGGCTCCTGCCGGGGAGCACGGCGGAGCACCGGGTGCTGGCGAACCCCATGGAGGACCTGGTGGGGCGGCACCAGCCGCGGGCACACGAGGTTTTCCACCACTACCGGCGGCGCTTTGGGCGGCGGTACGGCTCCACGCGGGAGCTGGAGCACCGGCAGCGCGTCTTCGTGCACAACATGAG gtTCGTGCACTCGAAGAACCGCGCCGCGCTCTCCTACACGCTGGCGCTGAACCACCTGGCCGACCGCACGCCCCAGGAGCtggcggcgctgcggggccgtCGCCGGAGCGGGGCCCCCAACCACGGGCTGCCCTTCCCTGCCGAGCGCTACGCCGGCCTCATCCTGCCTGAGAGCCTCGACTGGCGCATGTATG gtgcGGTGACCCCCGTGAAGGACCAGGCTGTCTGCGGCTCCTGCTGGAGCTTCGCCACCACGGGCGCGATGGAGGGTGCCCTCTTCCTCAAG ACCGGCGTGCTGACCCCGCTGTCCCAGCAAGTCCTCATCGACTGCTCCTGGGGCTTCGGGAACTACGCGTGCGACGGGGGCGAGGAGTGGCGAGCCTACGAGTGGATCAAGAAGCACGGCGGCATCGCCAGCACCGAGTCCTACGGCAACTACAAGGGGCAG AACGGCCTGTGCCACTACAACCAGTCTGAGATGCTGGCCAAGATCACGGGCTACGTCAACGTCACCTCGGGCAACATCACGGCGGTGAAAGCTGCCATCTACAAGCACGGCCCCGTGGCCGTCAGCATCGACGCCTCGCACAGGACCTTCTCCTTCTACTCCAACGGCGTCTACTACGAGCCCAAGTGCG CGAACAAATCGGGGGAGCTGGACCACGCCGTGCTGGCCGTGGGCTacggggtgctgcagggggagACCTACTGGCTCATCAAGAACTCCTGGTCCACCTACTGGGGCAACGACGGCTACATCCTCATGGCCATGAAGGACAACAACTGCGGCGTGGCCACCGAGGCCACCTACCCCATCCTGGCCTAA
- the LOC121059059 gene encoding digestive cysteine proteinase 1-like, translated as MVQEEDGDMVGQSCWKFSRAESKALLEIPTFGDIYHVTGVLSLPYAEIREPFEAWYNLTGGKSRIQYYGGQVVTYQFGSVEPFGASFKVTPETTETEVNVRKCFRINGTDGDLVTPQSVFPSLENFKWVREERFRGQRCAVWQNVSYWGRKKNVYTLRVGSSARGPVPLHYEVRGFNSLLGSHYDKYEIDYSTFSHRFSPEVFQLPDGVQCEQWPVAGPEHRIVANPMREFVGTDTEHVHHHLFHHYQERFGKRYGSEEEHEHRKRAFIHNMRFVHSKNRAALSYTLALNHLADRTPQELAALRGRRRSGAPNHGLPFPTQLYADLHLPESLDWRLYGAVTPVKDQAVCGSCWSFATTGAMEGALFLKTGVLTPLSQQVLIDCSWGFGNQACDGGEEWRAYEWVMKHGGIASTESYGPYLGQNGYCHCNQSELVAPLAGYVNVEPGSAAVLKAALVKHGPVAVNIDASHKSFAFYANGVYEEPHCGNETSDLDHAVLAVGYGVLHGKSYWLIKNSWSTYWGNDGYILMAMKDNNCGVATAASFPVLA; from the exons ATGGTACAGGAGGAAGATGGGGACATGGTgggacagagctgctggaaatTCAGCC gagcagagagcaaagcTCTGCTGGAGATACCCACGTTTGGGGACATCTACCACGTCACAG GAGTGCTCAGCCTGCCCTACGCGGAGATCAGGGAGCCCTTCGAAGCCTGGTACAACCTCACCGGCGGGAAGAGCCGCATCCAGTACTACGGCG gcCAAGTGGTCACCTACCAGTTCGGCTCCGTCGAGCCCTTCGGCGCCAGCTTCAAGGTGACGCCGGAGACCACGGAGACAGAGGTCAACGTCCGCAAGTGCTTCCGCATCAACGGCACCGACGGGGACCTCGTCACCCCGCAGAGCGTCTTCCCCAGCCTGGAGAACTTCAAG TGGGTTCGGGAGGAGCGCTTCCGCGGGCAGCGCTGCGCCGTCTGGCAGAACGTCTCCTACTGGGGCCGCAAGAAGAACGTCTACACGCTGCGGGTGGGCAGCTCGGCCCGTGGTCCGGTGCCCCTGCACTACGAGGTGCGCGGCTTCAACAGCCTGCTGGGCTCCCACTACGACAAGTACGAGATCGACTACTCCACCTTCAGCCACCGCTTCTCCCCTGAGGTCTTCCAGCTCCCGGACG GTGTGCAGTGTGAGCAGTGGCCCGTGGCCGGCCCCGAGCACCGCATCGTGGCCAACCCCATGCGGGAGTTTGTGGGGACGGACACGGAGCACGtccaccaccacctcttccACCACTACCAGGAGAGGTTTGGAAAGCGCTACGGCAGCGAGGAGGAGCATGAGCACCGCAAGCGCGCCTTCATCCACAACATGCG GTTCGTGCACTCGAAGAACCGCGCTGCGCTCTCCTACACGCTGGCGCTGAACCACCTGGCCGACCGCACGCCCCAGGAGCTGGCGGCGCTGCGCGGCCGTCGCCGGAGCGGGGCCCCCAACCACGGGCTGCCCTTCCCCACCCAGCTCTACGCCGACCTCCACCTCCCCGAGAGCCTCGACTGGAGGCTGTACG gcgCGGTGACCCCCGTGAAGGACCAGGCTGTCTGCGGCTCCTGCTGGAGCTTCGCCACCACGGGCGCGATGGAGGGTGCCCTCTTCCTCAAG ACTGGCGTGCTGACCCCGCTGTCCCAGCAAGTCCTCATCGACTGCTCCTGGGGCTTCGGGAACCAGGCGTGTGATGGGGGCGAGGAGTGGCGAGCCTACGAGTGGGTGATGAAGCACGGCGGCATCGCCAGCACCGAGTCCTATGGGCCGTACCTGGGGCAG AACGGCTACTGCCACTGCAACCAGTCGGAGCTGGTGGCCCCGCTCGCCGGCTACGTCAACGTGgagccgggcagcgccgcggTGCTGAAAGCCGCGCTGGTCAAGCACGGCCCCGTGGCCGTCAACATCGACGCCTCGCACAAGTCCTTCGCCTTCTACGCCAACGGCGTCTATGAGGAACCCCACTGTG gGAACGAGACGTCGGATCTGGACCACGCGGTGCTGGCCGTGGGCTACGGGGTGTTGCACGGCAAGAGCTACTGGCTCATCAAGAACTCCTGGTCTACCTACTGGGGCAACGACGGCTACATCCTCATGGCCATGAAGGACAACAACTGCGGCGTGGCCACCGCCGCCTCCTTCCCCGTCCTGGCCTGA